The Nitrospira sp. genome window below encodes:
- a CDS encoding alpha-E domain-containing protein, which translates to MLSRVASSIYWLNRYIERAENYARFIEVNVNLTLDLPRGTTEQWEPLVATTGDRESFTGRYGKATKETVIQFLLADATNSNSILSCLLAARENARTVREIISTEMWEQVNRFHLMVRDGVSKGLSSRNLHTFLTDVKANCHLFLGITDATMSHGEGWHFARLGRLLERADKTSRILDVKYFMLLPTVAEVGTPFDIIQWSALLKSASALEMYCKQHGRISPNQVAEFLILNPNFPRAIRYCLIKAEDSLHAIVGSESDRHSNLAEKRLGRLRSEMDYADMADILSGGLHEFFDDFQLKLNRTDDAIYETFFALRPIEGNVVKEKVQ; encoded by the coding sequence ATGCTGAGCCGTGTCGCCAGTTCCATCTATTGGTTGAACCGTTACATCGAACGGGCGGAGAATTATGCGCGGTTCATCGAGGTGAACGTGAACCTCACCCTTGACCTTCCCAGAGGCACCACGGAGCAGTGGGAGCCGTTGGTGGCCACAACGGGAGATCGTGAAAGTTTTACCGGTCGCTATGGAAAAGCGACGAAGGAAACCGTGATCCAGTTTCTCTTGGCCGATGCCACAAATTCCAATTCGATTCTCTCTTGCCTCCTGGCCGCCCGGGAGAATGCTCGGACGGTCCGGGAAATCATCTCCACCGAGATGTGGGAGCAGGTCAACCGCTTTCATCTCATGGTCAGAGACGGTGTCTCGAAGGGCCTGTCCAGCCGAAATCTCCACACATTTTTGACGGATGTGAAAGCGAACTGCCACCTCTTCCTGGGCATTACCGACGCCACCATGTCGCACGGAGAAGGTTGGCACTTCGCCAGACTCGGCCGCCTGCTGGAACGAGCGGATAAGACTTCCCGGATTCTCGACGTGAAATATTTCATGCTGCTCCCGACCGTGGCCGAAGTCGGCACGCCGTTCGACATTATCCAATGGTCCGCCTTGTTGAAGTCCGCCAGCGCCCTAGAGATGTATTGCAAACAACATGGCCGCATCTCGCCCAACCAGGTGGCGGAGTTTCTGATTCTCAATCCGAACTTTCCGCGGGCCATCCGCTATTGCCTCATCAAGGCCGAAGATTCACTCCATGCGATTGTCGGATCAGAGAGCGACAGGCATAGCAATCTGGCGGAAAAGCGGTTGGGTCGGTTACGGTCGGAAATGGACTACGCCGATATGGCGGACATCCTGTCGGGCGGGTTGCACGAGTTTTTCGACGACTTTCAACTCAAGCTCAATCGGACCGACGACGCCATTTACGAAACGTTCTTCGCCCTGCGCCCGATCGAAGGGAACGTGGTGAAGGAGAAAGTGCAGTGA
- a CDS encoding circularly permuted type 2 ATP-grasp protein, whose protein sequence is MSIRFSHYDPEGFYDELYEEKGQPRSGSTLLLRKFASLPEGELKKRQEAAERVILNMGMTFGVYGNDGGHEQIFPFDIVPRIVSASDWEHIESGLRQRMRALNLFIDDVYHDQRIIKNGVIPNELIHSSKGFLQPCMGLHPPRGIWCHIAGIDLVRISDGRYYVLEDNTRCPSGVAYVLEARQVMKRTFPELFEAYRVRPVDGYPSQLLETLRSLSELPDPTVVILTPGTFNSAYYEHSLLAQKMGVELVEANDLAVVEGSVHMRTTKGSQRVDVIYRRINDDYLDPLAFRSDSLLGVPGLMESYKRGRVALANAPGTGVSDDKAIYAYIPKIINYYLAEEPILPNVPTYICSDRQDRTYVLEHLDQLVVKATNEAGGYGMLIGPQASRQDREEYARRIEADPRNYIAQPTLALSRVPTLVEDHLEGRHVDLRPYVLYGRDVYVLPGGMTRVALRKGSLVVNSSQGGGNKDTWVLS, encoded by the coding sequence ATGAGCATACGATTTTCGCATTACGACCCAGAGGGGTTCTACGACGAGCTCTACGAGGAGAAAGGCCAGCCGCGATCCGGAAGCACGCTCTTACTGCGGAAGTTTGCATCACTGCCGGAAGGGGAGCTGAAAAAACGACAGGAAGCGGCTGAACGCGTGATTCTCAACATGGGGATGACGTTCGGCGTCTACGGGAACGATGGTGGACATGAGCAGATCTTCCCCTTCGACATCGTACCACGGATCGTTTCGGCGTCGGATTGGGAGCACATTGAATCCGGCCTTCGTCAGCGCATGCGCGCGTTGAACTTGTTCATCGACGATGTGTACCACGATCAACGGATCATCAAGAACGGAGTGATTCCTAACGAGCTGATTCATTCCAGCAAGGGTTTCTTGCAGCCCTGTATGGGCCTCCATCCACCGCGAGGTATCTGGTGCCACATTGCCGGGATCGATCTGGTGCGAATCAGCGATGGCCGGTACTATGTCCTCGAAGACAACACCCGTTGCCCGTCCGGAGTGGCCTACGTGTTGGAGGCCAGACAGGTCATGAAACGGACATTTCCTGAGCTGTTTGAGGCCTATCGTGTCCGGCCGGTTGATGGCTATCCAAGCCAACTCTTGGAAACCCTTCGTTCCCTTTCTGAGCTTCCGGATCCGACCGTCGTGATTCTCACGCCGGGCACTTTCAATTCCGCCTACTACGAACATTCCCTGCTCGCGCAAAAGATGGGAGTGGAATTGGTCGAAGCCAACGATCTCGCAGTCGTAGAGGGATCGGTCCACATGCGCACCACCAAGGGGTCTCAACGTGTCGATGTGATCTACCGCCGGATCAATGACGACTATCTGGACCCCCTGGCGTTTCGAAGCGATTCCCTGCTTGGAGTCCCCGGTCTGATGGAATCCTACAAGAGAGGCCGAGTCGCGCTCGCCAATGCGCCCGGTACAGGTGTGTCGGACGACAAAGCCATTTATGCCTACATCCCGAAGATCATCAATTACTATTTGGCGGAGGAACCGATACTCCCGAATGTACCCACCTATATCTGTTCGGATAGACAGGATCGAACCTATGTCTTGGAGCATTTGGATCAACTGGTCGTGAAAGCCACCAATGAAGCCGGTGGGTACGGGATGTTGATAGGCCCACAGGCCTCGCGACAAGATCGCGAGGAGTATGCCCGTCGCATCGAGGCCGATCCGCGCAATTACATTGCCCAACCCACTCTGGCCCTCTCGCGAGTGCCTACCTTGGTGGAGGATCACTTGGAAGGTCGCCATGTTGATCTACGCCCGTACGTCTTGTATGGACGTGATGTGTACGTCCTGCCGGGTGGCATGACGCGCGTGGCGTTGCGGAAAGGGTCACTCGTGGTGAATTCGTCTCAAGGCGGGGGCAATAAAGATACCTGGGTCCTTTCATGA
- a CDS encoding RluA family pseudouridine synthase, with protein sequence MITEFIITSGEQPKRLDLFLVNREREISRSALQRLIELGRIRINDQVVKASHKIKPGDRITMDVPKPEPLSIKGEAIPLQVLFEDESLLVLNKPPGIVVHPAPGNWTGTLVNALLHHFQTSGGTISTIGGKERPGLVHRLDKETSGVMVITKTDQVHRALAAQFKHHTITRVYEALVWGVPKKGRGLIELAIGRDIKDRKKFSPRTTSPKESVTEYVVERRYGKAAAHVLLYPRTGRTHQLRVHLASLGHPILGDHTYGGRKVCTVDEVVIPRVMLHARTLGFVHPTTGKVEEFTRPIPGDMETVTNAFEELILATHGRARGSAAEFHFAEDAC encoded by the coding sequence ATGATTACAGAATTTATCATCACTTCCGGAGAACAGCCGAAACGGCTGGATCTCTTTCTCGTCAATCGAGAACGGGAGATCTCGCGGTCTGCCTTGCAGCGGCTGATCGAGCTGGGGCGCATTCGAATCAACGATCAGGTGGTGAAGGCGAGTCACAAGATCAAACCAGGCGATAGAATCACCATGGATGTCCCGAAGCCGGAGCCTCTTTCAATCAAGGGAGAGGCCATCCCTCTTCAAGTGCTGTTCGAGGATGAATCTCTGCTGGTCTTGAATAAACCGCCTGGCATCGTCGTCCATCCTGCTCCGGGGAACTGGACCGGTACCCTGGTGAACGCGCTGCTCCATCATTTCCAAACATCGGGCGGCACGATCTCGACCATCGGTGGAAAGGAGAGGCCCGGTCTCGTCCATCGACTGGACAAGGAAACATCCGGCGTCATGGTCATCACCAAGACCGACCAGGTGCACCGCGCGCTTGCGGCGCAATTCAAGCACCATACCATCACCCGGGTGTACGAAGCCTTGGTCTGGGGCGTTCCCAAGAAAGGCCGAGGGTTGATCGAACTGGCTATCGGCCGGGACATCAAAGATCGAAAGAAATTTTCTCCGAGAACGACCAGTCCTAAGGAATCGGTGACGGAGTATGTAGTGGAGCGGCGGTATGGGAAAGCGGCTGCCCATGTGCTGCTGTATCCCCGAACAGGCCGCACTCATCAGCTTCGGGTTCACCTCGCTTCCTTGGGACATCCCATTCTGGGGGATCACACGTACGGCGGACGGAAGGTCTGTACGGTCGATGAAGTGGTGATTCCTCGGGTGATGCTCCATGCCAGGACACTGGGATTCGTTCATCCAACGACGGGTAAAGTGGAGGAATTCACGAGGCCGATTCCCGGTGATATGGAGACGGTGACGAATGCGTTTGAAGAGCTGATACTCGCCACCCATGGTAGGGCGCGCGGATCAGCCGCGGAATTCCATTTTGCTGAGGACGCATGCTGA
- a CDS encoding GNAT family N-acetyltransferase, whose protein sequence is MPPTLKSAVTYSSKELPEAGQLIRLFHQAPWAKSRSLDDAKDMLRHTDLTLCAWDGNQLIGFGRVLTDFIYRATIWDVIVDKAYQGQGVGSEIVQRILNHPRLKRVELFWLCTRRPGFYERLGFSSKEQTGMVWSRGKNRRLG, encoded by the coding sequence ATGCCTCCAACCCTCAAGTCCGCCGTCACCTACTCGTCGAAAGAACTCCCGGAAGCAGGTCAGCTCATCAGACTGTTTCACCAGGCGCCTTGGGCCAAGAGCCGATCGCTCGATGATGCGAAGGACATGCTACGCCATACCGACCTAACTCTGTGTGCCTGGGATGGTAATCAACTGATCGGGTTCGGCCGAGTGCTCACAGACTTCATCTACCGTGCAACGATCTGGGATGTGATCGTCGACAAGGCGTATCAGGGGCAGGGAGTGGGGAGCGAGATCGTGCAGCGCATCCTCAATCACCCCCGCCTCAAGCGAGTGGAGCTCTTTTGGCTCTGTACCAGGCGTCCGGGTTTTTATGAAAGACTGGGCTTCAGTTCAAAGGAGCAGACCGGCATGGTGTGGAGCCGGGGCAAAAATCGCCGTCTAGGATAG
- a CDS encoding outer membrane beta-barrel protein yields the protein MRRRGLRAGLVGLLVVIAATVILTSTDALAEGFGGIEAGKWIVGYRAGFAPLTQQLTENTSTSIGPLVNFQGMYSLNTWFLIGMMLEWERHGVSVERTDTDLGHQDTVSVLPTIELRPVKVGRFTPYVNMSFGVNVNSFGEDTPTSISPSNNFAWRLGWGGDYRFTERFAFNVEWAYKQNNGHATVNGFRNDDWNASSFGFLFGGKMFF from the coding sequence ATGCGGAGACGAGGTCTGCGGGCTGGATTGGTTGGATTGTTGGTCGTCATTGCTGCAACGGTGATCCTCACGTCAACCGATGCCTTGGCTGAAGGATTCGGGGGGATTGAGGCAGGCAAGTGGATAGTGGGTTATCGAGCAGGCTTTGCCCCGCTTACCCAGCAGCTCACGGAGAATACTTCGACGTCAATAGGACCACTGGTCAATTTTCAAGGTATGTACAGTCTCAATACCTGGTTTTTGATCGGAATGATGCTTGAGTGGGAACGGCACGGAGTCAGCGTAGAGCGAACTGACACGGACCTGGGACATCAAGATACAGTATCTGTGCTTCCCACAATAGAGCTACGTCCGGTGAAAGTAGGTCGGTTCACCCCCTATGTGAACATGAGCTTCGGCGTGAACGTCAACAGTTTCGGCGAGGATACGCCTACTAGCATCAGTCCGAGCAACAACTTCGCCTGGCGATTAGGCTGGGGAGGCGATTACCGGTTCACCGAACGGTTCGCCTTCAACGTCGAATGGGCCTACAAACAAAACAACGGTCACGCGACCGTCAACGGATTCAGGAATGATGATTGGAATGCCTCCTCGTTCGGCTTTCTCTTTGGCGGGAAGATGTTTTTCTAG
- a CDS encoding metal ABC transporter permease — MLDLLTYDFMQRSLLAAAMVGGLCSVIGVFVVLRGLAFVGAGTSHAAFAGVTLGYLMGWPPLLLAIVFGLATVWITGWVEERGRMKLDVSIGILYTTTMALAILFIGLMKTYNAEVYGFLFGSVLSVTPEELRIIGALSVLVLGLLLLFAKELYFIAFDQEMAEASGVPARQIFFLLLTLIALTVVVSLKTVGAILVFAMILIPASTAYQLTHSLAALTFYSSAIGILTAVSGVLISALWDVPSGPAIVLLATTLFFISVFFSPKRVRRMRAAHSH, encoded by the coding sequence ATGTTGGATCTTCTCACCTATGATTTCATGCAACGCTCACTGCTTGCCGCAGCGATGGTGGGTGGGCTCTGCTCCGTCATCGGGGTGTTCGTGGTATTGCGGGGATTGGCATTCGTCGGCGCTGGGACGTCACATGCCGCATTTGCGGGCGTGACACTCGGCTACTTGATGGGATGGCCGCCCTTGTTGCTCGCCATTGTGTTCGGCCTTGCGACGGTCTGGATCACCGGATGGGTCGAAGAACGTGGCCGAATGAAGCTGGACGTCTCAATCGGTATTCTCTACACCACGACCATGGCACTGGCCATTCTCTTTATCGGACTGATGAAAACCTACAATGCCGAGGTGTACGGATTCTTATTCGGCAGCGTTCTATCGGTCACTCCCGAAGAACTACGCATCATTGGAGCGTTGAGCGTTCTTGTGTTGGGCCTTCTGCTCCTGTTTGCAAAAGAACTCTATTTCATCGCCTTCGACCAAGAGATGGCCGAAGCGTCCGGCGTACCGGCCCGTCAGATATTTTTTCTCCTCCTGACGTTGATCGCCTTGACGGTGGTGGTGTCCCTGAAAACCGTCGGAGCGATCTTGGTCTTTGCCATGATCCTGATTCCGGCCTCGACCGCCTACCAACTCACCCATAGCCTCGCGGCACTGACCTTCTATTCCTCGGCAATCGGCATTCTGACGGCCGTGTCCGGTGTCCTGATCTCTGCCCTGTGGGATGTGCCTTCCGGGCCGGCCATTGTCCTACTAGCCACCACTCTGTTTTTCATCTCGGTTTTCTTCTCGCCGAAACGTGTGCGGCGGATGCGGGCCGCTCATTCTCATTAA
- a CDS encoding metal ABC transporter ATP-binding protein, translating to MSDLREPIIRFDHASFGFPGLIALKDISLTIYEGEFVGVIGPNGSGKTTLCRAVLGLLAPVEGHLHIFDCACDELRCHHRAKIGYLPQKGVVDRNFPVTVLETVMMGRYGALGLFKRPGRKDRDIALEALAQVGMESHQDNALGHLSGGQQQRVFIARALAQQPKVLILDEPTTGLDITTQHNVIELVQHLHEELKLTVLLITHDINMIRSRVDRMVLLKTRLFAAAPPAEVLKPEILHQVYGKDLVITENDLVIVEDYHHHH from the coding sequence GTGTCTGACCTCCGCGAGCCGATCATCCGCTTCGACCATGCCTCCTTCGGATTTCCCGGGCTCATCGCCCTCAAGGACATTTCGTTGACTATCTACGAGGGCGAATTCGTGGGAGTCATCGGCCCGAACGGATCAGGCAAGACGACGCTTTGCCGCGCCGTACTGGGCCTTCTCGCTCCAGTAGAGGGCCATCTTCATATCTTCGACTGTGCCTGTGATGAGCTCCGCTGCCACCATCGCGCAAAAATCGGCTACCTCCCCCAGAAAGGTGTCGTCGATCGGAATTTTCCGGTGACGGTTCTTGAAACGGTGATGATGGGTCGTTACGGAGCACTGGGCCTGTTCAAACGCCCAGGGAGGAAGGATCGGGACATCGCGCTGGAGGCACTGGCTCAGGTCGGAATGGAATCTCACCAAGACAATGCGCTCGGGCATCTGTCCGGCGGCCAGCAACAGCGCGTCTTCATCGCCAGGGCCCTGGCCCAGCAACCCAAGGTCCTGATATTGGATGAACCGACGACCGGTCTGGATATCACCACTCAACACAATGTCATTGAGCTAGTCCAACACCTTCACGAGGAGCTCAAGCTGACGGTCCTGCTGATTACGCACGACATTAATATGATTCGCTCACGAGTGGATCGAATGGTTCTTCTCAAAACCAGACTCTTCGCCGCCGCTCCCCCAGCGGAGGTTCTCAAACCGGAGATCCTTCACCAGGTATACGGCAAAGACCTCGTTATTACAGAAAACGATCTTGTCATCGTCGAAGATTACCATCATCACCACTAG
- a CDS encoding metal ABC transporter substrate-binding protein, whose translation MVPSPPMFLVNHLWESPVCSFFAVLAGVFLLSGPIAEARDPIPVVVTIPVLQDLAQQVGGRYVRVTSLLSGYENEHTYSPKPTDLVAVRKARLLLEIGMGLEVWVSSLVKNAGDQSLRVITTSQGVELIRDGADAHEGTHREGEAGNPHIWLDPENVAIMLRHITQAFIEVDPSHTAEYQANQAAYLRRLGQVQKELLERTQRLTDRRFIAHHPAWPYLAKRFSFDIVGTIQTQSGTEPSALHLQSLIEKVRKENIRVVVSEVQLSQRLPELLARETKAHVVVLTAMPGGLAGTETYLDMLRYDVLQLASALETTS comes from the coding sequence ATGGTACCGTCCCCGCCGATGTTTCTGGTCAACCACCTGTGGGAGTCGCCTGTCTGTTCTTTCTTTGCCGTGCTAGCGGGAGTTTTTCTCCTCTCCGGCCCTATTGCGGAGGCTCGCGACCCGATTCCTGTGGTGGTCACGATTCCCGTCCTGCAAGATCTGGCGCAGCAGGTTGGTGGCCGGTACGTACGAGTCACTTCGTTGTTGAGCGGCTACGAAAACGAGCATACCTATTCACCCAAGCCCACCGATCTGGTCGCAGTCCGGAAGGCCAGGCTGTTGTTGGAAATCGGCATGGGACTGGAGGTCTGGGTTTCATCCCTGGTGAAGAATGCGGGAGACCAATCGTTACGTGTGATCACGACATCCCAGGGGGTAGAGCTGATTCGAGACGGCGCCGATGCTCATGAAGGGACGCATCGTGAAGGAGAAGCCGGGAATCCGCATATTTGGCTGGACCCTGAAAATGTCGCCATCATGCTGCGCCATATCACCCAAGCCTTCATTGAAGTGGACCCGAGTCATACGGCTGAATACCAGGCCAATCAAGCGGCCTATCTCCGACGGCTGGGTCAGGTGCAAAAGGAACTGCTTGAGCGCACCCAGCGGCTAACCGACCGGCGTTTCATCGCCCATCACCCAGCTTGGCCCTATTTGGCAAAGCGATTCAGCTTCGACATTGTCGGCACGATTCAAACCCAGTCCGGCACAGAACCATCCGCCCTTCATCTACAGTCTCTCATTGAGAAGGTGAGAAAGGAGAATATCAGAGTTGTCGTATCCGAGGTTCAACTCAGCCAGCGACTCCCGGAGCTACTGGCGCGGGAGACCAAGGCCCACGTCGTCGTCTTGACGGCGATGCCGGGCGGCTTGGCGGGAACTGAGACCTACCTCGACATGCTTCGCTATGATGTGCTCCAATTGGCCAGTGCGCTGGAAACAACCTCGTAA
- a CDS encoding anhydro-N-acetylmuramic acid kinase, protein MNVVGLMSGTSADGVDAALVTIVRQKGGLHVRMLAFHSLPYPRSLQRRILAASVSGTVADICHLNALLGEWFAHATLGVIRSAQLSPENVDLIGSHGQTVHHLPHGIKDTGVGAIRSTLQIAEPAVIVERTGITTVANFRPRDIAAGGQGAPLTPGVHALLFRHPRRARLIVNLGGISNVTYLPRGSGSDELVAFDTGPANMVLDGLMSRITNGRASMDREGRLAAKGRIDSRLLAKLLAHPYLSQAPPKSTGREAFGAKMLEELLSWQQTRRLAVEDLLATCSRWTAESVGTARRWIKGGIDDVIVGGGGVRNRAIMGHLADIFAPVPVTPFETHGWDSKALESVAFAVLAYQTVMEQCGNVPSVTGAASPRLLGCIVPSGPRWHERLRSRKGGSKTR, encoded by the coding sequence ATGAACGTTGTCGGATTGATGTCAGGAACCTCAGCGGACGGAGTCGATGCGGCGTTAGTCACCATCGTCCGTCAGAAGGGCGGTCTCCATGTCCGGATGCTCGCGTTTCATTCGCTTCCGTACCCTCGTTCGCTGCAGCGACGAATTCTCGCGGCATCGGTTTCCGGAACGGTGGCGGACATTTGCCACCTGAATGCGCTCCTAGGCGAATGGTTTGCCCACGCCACCTTAGGCGTCATTCGGTCGGCTCAACTATCCCCGGAAAATGTAGACCTGATCGGATCTCACGGCCAAACAGTGCACCACCTGCCGCATGGCATCAAAGATACAGGTGTCGGCGCCATACGCTCCACTCTTCAGATCGCTGAGCCGGCCGTGATTGTCGAACGCACCGGGATTACCACGGTGGCGAATTTCCGTCCACGCGACATCGCGGCCGGCGGACAAGGGGCGCCGCTTACCCCAGGGGTCCACGCGCTGCTGTTTCGACATCCGCGCCGCGCCCGGCTCATCGTAAACCTTGGCGGCATCAGCAACGTCACCTACCTTCCTCGCGGATCTGGCTCCGATGAACTCGTCGCGTTCGATACGGGGCCGGCGAATATGGTGCTCGATGGGCTCATGTCCCGTATCACGAATGGCCGGGCCTCGATGGATCGCGAGGGACGATTGGCGGCCAAAGGCCGGATCGATTCAAGATTGCTCGCCAAACTTCTCGCGCATCCGTATCTTTCTCAGGCGCCTCCAAAATCGACCGGTCGCGAGGCGTTTGGCGCGAAGATGCTGGAAGAATTGCTTAGCTGGCAACAAACACGTCGGTTGGCGGTCGAAGATCTTCTGGCTACCTGTAGCCGCTGGACTGCCGAATCGGTCGGGACTGCAAGGCGGTGGATCAAGGGCGGGATCGATGACGTGATCGTGGGTGGGGGCGGTGTCCGGAACCGGGCGATCATGGGACATTTAGCTGACATCTTTGCTCCGGTGCCGGTCACGCCGTTTGAGACGCACGGTTGGGACAGTAAGGCTCTGGAATCGGTCGCTTTTGCCGTCCTGGCGTATCAGACCGTGATGGAACAATGCGGGAACGTCCCATCGGTCACGGGGGCAGCGTCCCCAAGGCTGTTGGGTTGCATCGTCCCAAGCGGCCCACGGTGGCATGAACGGCTGCGCTCGCGCAAAGGCGGAAGTAAGACAAGATGA
- a CDS encoding DUF2726 domain-containing protein, whose product MKILLAGAVIAVSIGLWGYLRSVRRRKQRASPFAIPPGVTIGSARLLAEEEVALYSLLQMAVEERYLVFSQVPLWSFVEVEAAAKVRSDVLRQIALKRVDFVFVHPGSCRVEQVVLIERESSDPHQTDRQHVIESVLDAAGIKLTKLSSSKSYSLPDLAAQLGIAAEE is encoded by the coding sequence ATGAAAATTCTTCTGGCCGGTGCGGTCATCGCGGTGAGCATCGGTCTTTGGGGCTATCTGAGGAGTGTCCGTCGAAGAAAGCAACGGGCATCGCCGTTTGCCATTCCTCCCGGCGTCACCATCGGTTCCGCCCGCTTGCTCGCGGAGGAGGAGGTCGCGTTGTATAGCCTCCTGCAAATGGCCGTCGAAGAGCGCTACCTCGTGTTTAGTCAGGTGCCGCTCTGGTCATTCGTCGAGGTCGAAGCGGCGGCAAAGGTGCGTTCCGATGTTTTGCGTCAGATCGCGCTCAAACGAGTCGATTTCGTCTTTGTCCATCCCGGGTCGTGCCGCGTCGAACAGGTCGTACTGATCGAACGCGAATCCTCGGACCCTCATCAGACCGACCGGCAGCACGTCATCGAGTCGGTGCTCGACGCGGCGGGGATCAAGCTGACGAAGCTGTCGTCGAGTAAGAGCTATTCGCTACCAGATCTCGCCGCTCAATTGGGGATCGCTGCAGAGGAGTGA
- the ybgF gene encoding tol-pal system protein YbgF, whose amino-acid sequence MLRKCIRILIVLFILFPVGQSSSAPTQRQDTTRRLYDRVMDEFKHRDYEAAMAGFRLFIELHSQSALAANAQYWIGECQYRMRRYRDALKSFYEVVSNYPLSPKSAASTLKLGQTYTKLGDHETARLMFDRVVDQYPDSPEAEVARKVIEPNPSAEASTTESP is encoded by the coding sequence ATGCTCCGCAAATGTATCAGAATTCTCATCGTCCTATTTATTCTCTTTCCGGTTGGCCAGTCCTCGTCCGCCCCTACTCAACGGCAGGACACGACCCGCCGATTATACGATCGCGTGATGGATGAATTTAAGCACCGCGACTATGAGGCAGCGATGGCAGGTTTCCGACTCTTCATCGAGCTGCATAGCCAATCCGCCTTGGCAGCGAATGCGCAATATTGGATCGGAGAATGCCAATACCGGATGAGGCGATATCGAGACGCGCTCAAGTCGTTCTATGAGGTCGTGTCCAATTACCCCCTCAGCCCTAAATCGGCGGCTTCGACGCTGAAGCTCGGCCAGACGTACACGAAACTGGGCGATCACGAGACGGCACGACTCATGTTTGACCGAGTTGTGGATCAATACCCGGATAGCCCGGAAGCTGAAGTCGCTCGCAAAGTCATCGAGCCTAACCCAAGTGCCGAAGCCTCGACAACTGAATCGCCATAG
- a CDS encoding right-handed parallel beta-helix repeat-containing protein translates to MTEETIPSNPLGGRTLVVDRVDPRCYGSPSAALKDVGESDQVYVRPGIYEDKLVVTQRPVRLVGAGRDRVQIFCRRGGPLYLQEVPEGWITGITFRYVGSDQHSALNILNSTCIITQCRAMEGILSGVVLYGPECRVAFTDNEVCRNRESGIFVFAGAQPRVADNRCVENHHFGIAVRDAGSRPELVRNLCEENMLSGILLFHQSEGLIVDNVCRNNQHWGILLTPDSHPNPAPSALPTMNRIELNPMGAYSISDQPLAEIGR, encoded by the coding sequence GTGACTGAAGAGACCATTCCGTCCAACCCCTTGGGCGGACGAACATTGGTTGTCGATCGCGTTGATCCGCGCTGTTATGGATCTCCAAGCGCCGCACTGAAGGATGTCGGTGAATCGGACCAGGTCTATGTCCGTCCTGGGATTTATGAGGATAAGCTGGTCGTCACTCAACGACCGGTGCGGCTTGTCGGTGCCGGACGAGATAGGGTTCAAATCTTCTGCCGACGTGGCGGCCCGCTCTACCTACAGGAGGTGCCGGAAGGGTGGATAACCGGCATCACGTTCCGCTATGTCGGCAGCGATCAACATTCGGCTCTCAACATACTGAACTCCACCTGCATCATCACGCAATGCCGAGCGATGGAAGGAATCTTGTCGGGAGTGGTCTTGTATGGACCCGAATGTCGGGTCGCATTTACCGACAACGAAGTGTGCCGCAATCGGGAGTCGGGCATTTTCGTCTTTGCCGGTGCTCAACCCCGAGTGGCCGACAATCGCTGTGTTGAGAATCACCATTTCGGCATCGCCGTCAGGGATGCGGGTAGTCGTCCGGAGCTGGTGCGGAATCTCTGTGAAGAAAACATGCTGAGCGGCATTCTCTTGTTCCATCAGTCCGAAGGGTTGATTGTCGATAATGTCTGTCGGAATAATCAGCATTGGGGCATTCTCCTGACACCCGATTCGCATCCCAACCCGGCGCCGTCGGCGCTTCCTACAATGAATCGAATCGAGCTGAATCCTATGGGGGCGTATTCAATCTCCGATCAGCCCCTTGCTGAGATCGGGCGATGA